The following proteins are co-located in the Haloplanus sp. HW8-1 genome:
- a CDS encoding methyl-accepting chemotaxis protein has product MDRTPDSQGSQPSVAGPRPERIRTDGGRAEANADAVTIESTESEETGATDGADAGRAVELNVDDDVLIDGVGMPVFILDGSGAIAAWNHSIEEFSGNGDDVAIGSTKPSTVFYPDGREREMLAQTVLESPESADEREGVELEDESLSLYATDETVTDRRGETRHFRHTSMPLNEEGEFVAVIQAIRDRTSEVKRQEAVADLVDEIRGTLHDLADGRLDSRASFDTDDRVVDDRLAEVITELNRTAEEFESLASEVDDETQSLADAIDRTATAAVDIAENVEDQNGLLQEGAEEMQSFSASIEEVAATTDEVESAADEARTAASDGLDASADAREATESVVDVSEELVEDVTALGDRMDDIEAVVEVISEVADRTNLLALNANIEAARAGEDGDGFAVVAEEVKSLAEQTHDHTEEITDDIQTLQTQTDETVEAATRSVDRIEEASQQIDGVLETFEEIAETIDRLADGVAEVSRTADDQAATGEELTATIETLRDRAEETAAAADRIVAAANEADEVIDDLSRSVDELRASDGQVAADRR; this is encoded by the coding sequence ATGGATCGCACTCCCGACTCGCAAGGATCACAGCCGTCGGTGGCCGGGCCTCGTCCCGAGCGGATTCGAACCGACGGCGGCCGTGCCGAAGCGAACGCCGACGCCGTCACCATCGAATCGACGGAGTCCGAGGAGACGGGAGCTACGGACGGGGCGGACGCGGGGCGTGCCGTGGAACTGAACGTTGACGACGACGTCCTGATCGACGGCGTCGGGATGCCGGTGTTCATCCTCGACGGAAGCGGTGCCATCGCGGCGTGGAACCACAGCATCGAGGAGTTCTCCGGAAACGGGGACGACGTCGCCATCGGCTCGACGAAGCCGAGTACGGTGTTTTACCCCGACGGGCGCGAGCGGGAGATGCTGGCCCAGACCGTCCTGGAGTCGCCCGAATCGGCCGACGAACGCGAGGGAGTAGAACTCGAAGACGAGTCGCTGTCACTGTACGCGACCGACGAGACGGTGACCGACCGGCGGGGCGAGACGCGCCACTTCCGGCACACGTCGATGCCGCTGAACGAGGAGGGTGAGTTCGTGGCCGTCATCCAGGCGATTCGGGATCGGACGAGCGAGGTGAAACGGCAGGAGGCCGTCGCGGACCTCGTCGACGAGATCAGGGGCACCCTCCACGACCTGGCGGACGGGCGTCTAGATTCCAGGGCATCGTTCGACACCGACGACCGCGTGGTCGACGACCGCCTCGCGGAGGTGATCACGGAGTTGAACCGGACGGCCGAGGAGTTCGAGAGCCTCGCCAGCGAGGTCGACGACGAGACGCAGTCGCTGGCCGACGCCATCGACCGGACGGCGACGGCGGCGGTCGACATCGCGGAGAACGTCGAGGACCAGAACGGCTTGCTCCAGGAAGGAGCCGAGGAGATGCAGTCGTTCAGCGCGAGCATCGAGGAGGTCGCGGCGACGACCGACGAGGTCGAATCGGCGGCCGACGAGGCACGGACCGCGGCCAGCGACGGTCTCGACGCGAGCGCGGACGCACGCGAAGCGACCGAGAGCGTCGTGGACGTGAGCGAGGAACTCGTCGAGGACGTGACCGCCCTCGGCGACCGGATGGACGACATCGAGGCGGTCGTCGAGGTCATCTCGGAGGTGGCCGACCGGACGAATCTGCTGGCACTCAACGCCAACATCGAGGCGGCACGGGCGGGCGAGGACGGCGACGGGTTCGCCGTCGTCGCTGAGGAGGTGAAGTCGCTGGCCGAGCAGACACACGACCACACCGAAGAGATCACCGACGACATCCAGACGCTCCAGACACAGACGGACGAGACCGTCGAGGCGGCCACGCGGTCCGTCGACCGCATCGAGGAGGCGAGCCAGCAGATCGACGGCGTACTGGAAACCTTCGAGGAGATCGCGGAGACCATCGACCGACTCGCCGACGGCGTCGCCGAGGTGTCCCGGACGGCCGACGACCAGGCGGCGACCGGCGAGGAACTCACCGCGACCATCGAGACGCTCCGGGACCGGGCAGAGGAGACGGCCGCGGCCGCCGACCGGATCGTGGCCGCAGCCAACGAGGCCGACGAGGTGATCGACGACCTCTCTCGGAGCGTCGACGAACTGCGGGCAAGCGACGGGCAGGTCGCTGCGGACCGCCGGTAG
- a CDS encoding fumarylacetoacetate hydrolase family protein, protein MRYYRYTGAGGTSHLAVRDGDTAYDLTSVAPELETYRDLLRTASAAELSADTLAERHVDEADSVSLDRLATDRGQPVVPPEVWAAGVTYRISEEARESESSMPDLYLDVYDAERPELFFKATPSRTVGPDEPVGVRGDSAWNVPEPELGLVLYRGDVVGYTIGNDMSSRTIEGENPLYLPQAKVYDRCCSLGPCVASADSVPDPTDLDMRMVIRRNGSVVFDDETTTAEMVRRPDELVSYLYRHNTVPDLCVLLTGTSLVPEDEFTLKTGDEIRIEIDRIGTLRNDVVDV, encoded by the coding sequence ATGCGATACTATCGGTACACGGGAGCCGGAGGCACCAGCCACCTCGCCGTCCGTGACGGCGATACCGCGTACGACCTGACGAGTGTCGCCCCCGAACTCGAGACGTATCGGGACCTCCTTCGGACGGCGTCGGCCGCCGAGCTATCCGCGGACACCCTCGCCGAACGCCACGTCGACGAGGCCGACTCCGTCTCGCTCGACCGCCTTGCCACCGACAGGGGACAGCCCGTGGTGCCCCCGGAGGTGTGGGCCGCCGGCGTGACCTACCGGATCAGCGAGGAAGCGCGCGAGTCGGAAAGCAGTATGCCCGACCTCTATCTCGACGTCTACGATGCCGAGCGACCGGAGTTGTTCTTCAAGGCCACGCCGTCTCGCACCGTCGGCCCCGACGAGCCGGTGGGCGTTCGTGGGGATTCGGCGTGGAACGTCCCCGAACCGGAACTCGGGCTGGTGCTGTACCGGGGCGACGTGGTCGGCTACACGATCGGTAACGACATGAGTAGCCGAACCATCGAGGGGGAGAACCCGTTGTATCTCCCACAGGCGAAGGTGTACGACCGGTGCTGTTCGCTCGGCCCGTGTGTCGCCTCCGCGGATTCGGTGCCGGACCCGACGGATCTGGACATGCGCATGGTCATCCGACGGAACGGGTCGGTCGTGTTCGACGACGAGACGACGACCGCCGAGATGGTCCGTCGCCCCGACGAACTGGTGTCGTACCTGTATCGACACAACACCGTGCCGGACCTCTGTGTCCTCCTCACCGGGACGTCGCTGGTGCCCGAAGACGAGTTTACCCTGAAAACCGGCGACGAGATCCGGATCGAAATCGACCGGATCGGGACGCTGCGCAACGACGTCGTCGACGTCTGA
- a CDS encoding 2'-5' RNA ligase family protein has product MYSLNVPVSGAVERLAADLHPKLTGFDRVRDRHAIVCKRFEADEADLHHLRERLRSALSPTPAFEARVTGIDAFETPTHGPGPVVYLAVESPGLRDLHARLVEAFGAVDDELEGPAYVPHVTLARDGPADAVDRLLATPVDPITWTVSELHLWSRARRETAWNVPVPR; this is encoded by the coding sequence GTGTACAGCCTCAACGTCCCCGTGTCCGGTGCCGTCGAACGCCTCGCGGCGGATCTCCACCCGAAACTGACCGGGTTCGACCGCGTCCGTGACCGCCACGCCATCGTCTGCAAACGGTTCGAGGCCGACGAGGCCGACCTCCATCACCTCCGGGAGCGCCTCCGCTCCGCGCTCTCGCCGACGCCCGCCTTCGAGGCTCGGGTGACGGGGATCGACGCCTTCGAGACGCCGACCCACGGTCCGGGGCCGGTCGTCTACCTCGCCGTCGAGAGCCCCGGGCTCCGCGACCTGCACGCGCGACTGGTCGAGGCGTTCGGCGCCGTCGACGACGAACTCGAAGGCCCGGCGTACGTTCCCCACGTCACCCTCGCACGCGACGGTCCCGCCGACGCGGTCGACCGCCTGCTTGCGACGCCCGTCGACCCGATCACGTGGACGGTGTCGGAACTCCACCTCTGGAGTCGCGCCCGGCGCGAGACGGCGTGGAACGTCCCCGTACCCCGCTAG
- a CDS encoding sulfite exporter TauE/SafE family protein, with amino-acid sequence MSTSSSSRVQKWLLKYQHFFVFAAPVIFIVGVFFAAPAPNDAGGDYWLEFWWLCPAFLLGATIVNTVGISGSALFVPFLIFVFPLFAQPLEPETLVKVGLISEAFGLSSSSVAFVQYGLVDRRLALSLVGGSIPFVVGGALLSFVIPEPVFHALLGLALLAAAYLLFRTNLDHGEGDGSGDGAAADGGTAATGTDLPDDSNKLGPAGVETAEDGTVTRVDRDGDDYTYTRGGYLRRAANYSIGGTFQGLAGFGIGELGIISMLGTKVPVRVAIGTNHIVVALTAILASLVHVFGGGIVGGHSLSLASTPWNMVVFTVPATVTGGQVAPYVSNALSTRTIKRFVAMLFGVIATALFLMAAGLG; translated from the coding sequence ATGAGTACCTCGTCATCCAGCCGCGTACAGAAGTGGCTCCTGAAGTACCAGCACTTCTTCGTCTTCGCGGCGCCGGTCATCTTCATCGTCGGCGTGTTCTTCGCGGCGCCCGCGCCGAACGACGCGGGAGGCGACTACTGGCTCGAGTTCTGGTGGCTCTGTCCCGCCTTCCTGCTCGGGGCGACCATCGTGAACACCGTCGGCATCAGCGGGTCCGCACTGTTCGTCCCCTTCCTGATCTTCGTCTTCCCGCTTTTCGCCCAGCCGCTCGAACCCGAGACGCTCGTGAAAGTCGGACTGATCAGCGAGGCCTTCGGCCTGTCGAGTTCGTCGGTGGCGTTCGTCCAGTACGGCCTCGTCGACCGACGGCTGGCGCTGTCCCTCGTCGGCGGGTCGATCCCGTTCGTCGTCGGCGGGGCGCTGCTCTCCTTTGTCATCCCCGAACCCGTCTTTCACGCTCTGCTCGGACTCGCCTTGCTCGCGGCCGCGTATCTGCTGTTCAGGACCAACCTCGATCACGGCGAGGGCGACGGGAGCGGCGACGGCGCCGCCGCCGACGGCGGGACGGCGGCGACCGGGACGGACCTCCCCGACGACAGCAACAAACTCGGGCCGGCAGGGGTCGAGACGGCCGAGGACGGCACCGTGACGCGGGTCGACCGCGACGGTGACGACTACACGTACACCCGGGGAGGCTACCTGCGCCGAGCCGCGAACTACAGCATCGGCGGCACCTTCCAGGGACTCGCGGGGTTCGGCATCGGCGAACTGGGCATCATCTCGATGCTCGGGACGAAGGTGCCGGTGCGGGTGGCCATCGGGACGAACCACATCGTCGTCGCGCTGACGGCCATCCTCGCGTCGCTGGTCCACGTGTTCGGCGGCGGAATCGTCGGCGGCCACTCGCTCTCGCTCGCCTCGACGCCCTGGAACATGGTCGTGTTCACCGTCCCCGCGACGGTGACGGGCGGACAGGTCGCTCCCTACGTGTCGAACGCGCTCAGCACCCGGACGATCAAGCGGTTCGTCGCGATGCTCTTTGGCGTCATCGCGACGGCGCTGTTCCTGATGGCGGCGGGACTGGGCTGA
- a CDS encoding SLC13 family permease — protein sequence MVPSPPPTGTLLVFGLILAALFLFVTERIPNDTTALAVLVALAVLEPWTLITPAEALSGFASPATLTVVAMYMLSEGIQRTGLVGRLGATLGRLTGGDERRLLGATVGTTGLAAGVVNNTPIVAVFIPMITDLADRYGLSPSKLLLPLSYAAMLGGTLTLVGTATNILASDLSRQLLGHPLSMFEFTKLGVVVFLVGAAYLLTVGRWLTPARIDPAADLTETFDLENHLVRLVVRESSPLIGATPDAADDRLAADGHDLDVLQVERDGESFLARTSDRPLLAGDLLTVRTSLQTANRVAGEYGLRHRHRDEVTEDDLSETPHRGTLVEVMIPGESRFVGTRLGASALDERFDTTVLAVRRGDEVTRADLDDVELRGGDTLLLQTTAGAIAYLADRDEVIVTHEPEDPADLDGTVRAEEPGAPLDSRAPVAVTILLTVVAVAALGWLPIVIAALGGVVAMVVTGCLRPADAYDAVSWNVVFLLAGVLPLGLAMQRTGGDALLAGVLVASDAVLPLVGVLALVYVVTALLANLITPVATVALMVPVAVEVAARLGATPLTFLLAVMFAGSTAFLTPVGYQTNLMVYGPGGYRFTDYLRVGGPLQVLVAAVTTTGLTVLWGL from the coding sequence ATGGTTCCGTCGCCGCCGCCGACCGGTACGCTCCTCGTGTTCGGCCTCATCCTCGCCGCGCTCTTCCTTTTCGTGACCGAGCGCATCCCCAACGACACCACCGCGCTCGCGGTCCTGGTCGCGCTCGCGGTCTTGGAGCCGTGGACCCTGATCACCCCGGCCGAGGCGCTCTCGGGCTTTGCCAGCCCCGCGACACTCACCGTCGTCGCGATGTACATGCTGAGCGAGGGTATCCAGCGGACGGGACTCGTCGGCCGCCTCGGCGCCACGCTGGGCCGACTCACCGGAGGGGACGAGCGCCGCCTCCTCGGCGCGACGGTGGGGACGACGGGACTCGCCGCCGGCGTCGTCAACAACACGCCCATCGTCGCGGTGTTCATCCCGATGATCACGGATCTCGCCGACCGATACGGCCTCTCCCCGTCGAAGCTCCTCCTCCCGCTCTCGTATGCGGCCATGCTCGGTGGGACGCTGACGCTCGTCGGCACGGCGACGAACATCCTCGCGAGTGACCTCTCCCGACAACTCCTCGGCCACCCGCTCTCGATGTTCGAGTTCACCAAACTCGGCGTCGTCGTCTTCCTCGTGGGCGCGGCGTACCTGCTCACGGTCGGCCGGTGGCTCACGCCCGCTCGCATCGATCCCGCCGCGGATCTCACCGAGACGTTCGATCTGGAGAACCACCTCGTTCGCCTCGTCGTCCGGGAGTCGTCGCCGCTGATCGGGGCCACTCCCGACGCGGCCGACGATCGACTCGCGGCCGACGGCCACGACCTGGACGTGTTACAGGTGGAACGCGACGGCGAGTCGTTCCTGGCACGGACGAGCGACCGACCCCTCCTGGCCGGGGACCTGCTCACCGTCCGTACGTCGCTCCAGACCGCCAACCGCGTCGCCGGCGAGTACGGACTGCGTCACCGTCACCGCGACGAGGTCACCGAGGACGACCTTTCGGAGACGCCCCACCGGGGCACGCTCGTCGAAGTGATGATCCCCGGCGAGTCACGGTTCGTCGGGACGCGACTCGGAGCGTCGGCCCTCGACGAACGGTTCGACACGACGGTGCTCGCCGTCCGTCGCGGCGACGAGGTGACACGGGCGGACCTCGACGACGTCGAACTCCGGGGCGGCGACACGCTCCTCCTCCAGACGACGGCCGGCGCCATCGCCTACCTCGCCGACCGGGACGAGGTGATCGTCACCCACGAGCCCGAAGATCCGGCGGATCTCGACGGGACGGTCCGCGCCGAGGAGCCGGGCGCTCCCCTCGATTCCCGCGCGCCGGTCGCCGTCACCATCCTGCTCACCGTCGTCGCCGTGGCAGCACTCGGCTGGCTCCCAATCGTCATCGCCGCACTCGGCGGCGTCGTGGCGATGGTGGTCACCGGCTGTCTCCGCCCGGCGGACGCCTACGACGCCGTCAGTTGGAACGTCGTCTTCCTGCTCGCGGGCGTCCTCCCCCTCGGCCTCGCGATGCAGCGCACCGGTGGCGACGCCCTGTTGGCAGGGGTCCTGGTCGCGAGCGACGCCGTCCTCCCGCTCGTCGGCGTTCTCGCGCTCGTCTACGTCGTGACCGCCCTACTCGCGAACCTCATCACGCCCGTCGCCACCGTCGCGTTGATGGTTCCCGTCGCCGTCGAAGTCGCCGCCCGCCTCGGCGCCACCCCCCTCACTTTCCTCCTCGCCGTGATGTTCGCGGGGTCGACGGCGTTCCTGACGCCCGTCGGCTACCAGACGAACCTGATGGTCTACGGCCCCGGCGGCTACCGCTTTACCGACTACCTCCGGGTCGGCGGCCCGCTGCAGGTGCTCGTGGCCGCCGTGACGACGACCGGGCTGACCGTCCTCTGGGGGTTGTAG
- a CDS encoding DUF7554 family protein, whose translation MHRASLDVEDLLKLVLLLVVVWLALEIVGEVFDIFFGLLGFLPNVLGLLVVVLIVLWLLDRI comes from the coding sequence ATGCATCGCGCCTCGCTCGACGTCGAGGACCTACTGAAACTGGTCCTCCTCCTGGTCGTGGTCTGGCTCGCCCTCGAAATCGTCGGCGAGGTGTTCGACATCTTCTTCGGCCTACTCGGCTTCCTCCCGAACGTCCTCGGCCTCCTCGTCGTCGTCCTGATCGTTCTCTGGCTTCTCGACCGAATCTGA
- the uvrB gene encoding excinuclease ABC subunit UvrB gives MSESGGPLSPDRPDAEKDFEVDAPFEPAGDQPDAIAQLVDGFRSGMAQQTLLGVTGSGKTNTVSWVVEELQQPTLVIAHNKTLAAQLYEEFRTLFPNNAVEYFVSYYDYYQPEAYVEQTDTFIDKDASINDEIDRLRHSATRSLLTREDVIVVASVSAIYGLGDPANYVDMAMRLETGQEIDRDELLARLVDLNYDRNDVDFTQGTFRVRGDTVEVFPMYGRYAVRVEFWGDEIDRLTKLDPLEGEVKSREPAALIHPAEHYSIPEERLENAIDEIEALMADRVAYFERQGDLVAAQRIEERTTFDIEMLRETGYCSGIENYSVHLSDRESGEAPYTLLDYFPDDFLTVIDESHQTLPQIKGQYEGDKSRKDSLVENGFRLPTAYDNRPLTFEEFRAKTDRTLYVSATPGDYEREHSEQVVEQIVRPTYLVDPAIEVAEATGQIEDLMDRIDGRIERDERVLVTTLTKRMAEDLTEYLSEAGVAVEYMHDETDTLERHELIRGLRLGEFDVLVGINLLREGLDIPEVSLVAILDADQEGFLRSETTLVQTMGRAARNVNGEVVLYADEVTDSMQAAIDETRRRRRIQREFNEEHGHEPTTIEKAVGETNLPGSETDTSGVTGDAPESEDEARARIEALEDRMAAAADNLEFELAADIRDRIRELRAEFEFDDADDGVAPEVDADF, from the coding sequence GTGAGCGAATCAGGTGGCCCCCTTTCGCCGGACAGACCGGACGCGGAGAAGGACTTCGAGGTCGACGCACCCTTCGAGCCGGCGGGCGACCAACCCGATGCGATAGCGCAGTTGGTCGATGGCTTTCGGTCGGGTATGGCACAACAGACGCTTCTTGGCGTAACGGGGTCGGGCAAAACGAACACCGTCTCCTGGGTCGTCGAAGAACTCCAGCAACCGACGCTGGTGATCGCCCACAACAAGACGCTGGCCGCACAGCTCTACGAGGAGTTCCGGACCCTGTTTCCCAACAACGCGGTCGAATATTTTGTATCCTACTACGACTACTACCAGCCCGAGGCGTACGTCGAGCAGACGGACACGTTCATCGACAAGGACGCCTCGATCAACGACGAGATCGACCGCCTGCGCCACTCGGCCACCCGCTCGCTGTTGACCCGCGAGGACGTGATCGTCGTCGCCTCCGTCTCGGCCATCTACGGCCTCGGCGACCCCGCGAACTACGTCGACATGGCCATGCGCCTGGAGACGGGCCAGGAGATCGACCGCGACGAACTGCTCGCTCGCCTCGTCGACCTCAACTACGACCGCAACGACGTGGACTTCACCCAGGGCACCTTCCGGGTCCGGGGTGACACCGTCGAGGTGTTCCCGATGTACGGCCGCTACGCCGTCCGCGTGGAGTTCTGGGGCGACGAGATCGACCGCCTGACGAAACTCGATCCGCTGGAAGGCGAGGTCAAGAGCCGGGAACCGGCCGCTCTGATCCACCCGGCGGAACACTACTCGATCCCGGAGGAGCGTCTCGAAAACGCCATCGACGAGATCGAGGCCCTGATGGCGGATCGGGTCGCCTACTTCGAGCGCCAAGGCGACCTCGTCGCCGCCCAGCGGATCGAGGAGCGCACCACCTTCGACATCGAGATGCTGCGGGAGACTGGCTACTGCTCCGGTATCGAGAACTACTCCGTCCACCTCTCGGACCGCGAGTCCGGCGAGGCACCCTACACCCTGCTCGATTACTTCCCGGACGACTTCCTCACCGTGATCGACGAGTCCCACCAGACGCTCCCCCAGATCAAAGGGCAGTACGAGGGCGACAAGTCACGCAAGGACTCGCTGGTCGAGAACGGGTTCCGCCTCCCGACGGCCTACGACAACCGCCCGCTCACCTTCGAGGAGTTCCGCGCGAAGACCGACCGGACGCTGTACGTCTCGGCGACGCCGGGCGACTACGAACGCGAGCACTCGGAGCAGGTGGTCGAACAGATCGTCCGCCCGACCTACCTCGTCGACCCCGCGATCGAGGTGGCCGAGGCCACGGGACAGATCGAGGACCTCATGGATCGGATCGACGGGCGGATCGAACGGGACGAGCGCGTCCTCGTCACCACCCTCACCAAGCGCATGGCCGAGGACCTCACCGAGTATCTCTCGGAGGCCGGGGTGGCGGTGGAGTACATGCACGACGAGACGGACACGTTGGAGCGCCACGAACTCATCCGGGGGTTGCGCCTCGGGGAGTTCGACGTGCTCGTCGGCATCAACCTCCTCCGGGAGGGGCTGGACATCCCCGAGGTGTCGCTCGTCGCCATCCTCGACGCCGATCAGGAGGGCTTCCTCCGCTCGGAGACGACGCTCGTCCAGACGATGGGGCGGGCGGCCCGGAACGTCAACGGCGAGGTGGTGCTCTACGCCGACGAGGTGACCGATTCGATGCAGGCGGCCATCGACGAGACGCGCCGTCGCCGCCGGATCCAGCGCGAGTTCAACGAGGAGCACGGCCACGAACCGACGACCATCGAGAAGGCGGTCGGCGAGACCAACCTGCCGGGGAGCGAGACGGACACCTCGGGCGTCACCGGCGACGCGCCGGAGAGCGAGGACGAGGCACGCGCCCGGATCGAGGCGCTCGAAGACCGGATGGCGGCCGCCGCCGACAACCTGGAGTTCGAACTCGCCGCGGACATCCGCGACCGCATCCGCGAACTCCGCGCCGAGTTCGAGTTCGACGACGCCGACGACGGGGTCGCCCCCGAGGTCGACGCCGACTTCTGA
- a CDS encoding cytochrome P450, which produces MRQQSRPPGPRGEPVFGNSRQYARDPFGFLSACESAYGDVTQVDLGPLETYIATNPEDIERILVGDHGKYRKPEFQDDALGRLLGDGLLLSEGEQWRRQRDLANPAFDMSRIAGIAETMTRHATEAVDSWSAGDELDLELEMARLTVRIIADAMLGVDLGEERVRTIQENLEPLGARFEPNPFRFVTPDWLPTRENREYEAAVQRLEDVVADVVAERRGTEGSEDDADPPMDLLSILLRAQNRGEQTDEQLRDEVVTMLLAGHDTTALTLTYAFYLLSEHPATERRVHEELDSVLDGPPTFADTRELASLNRVLQETMRLYPPVYVMFREPVIDVKLGGYRVPEGSAIMLPQWAVHRSPRWWTDPGRFDPERWSRERRADRPRFAHFPFGGGPRHCIGKQFSLLEAKLILAVVGREYSLSYAREEPFDLRGSLTMHPEDGMPMRVRTR; this is translated from the coding sequence ATGCGTCAGCAGTCACGGCCACCCGGTCCCCGTGGAGAGCCCGTCTTCGGTAACAGCAGACAGTACGCCAGGGATCCCTTCGGATTCCTGTCGGCGTGTGAATCGGCTTACGGCGACGTGACCCAGGTGGATCTCGGACCGCTGGAGACGTACATCGCGACGAACCCCGAGGACATCGAGCGGATCCTCGTCGGCGACCACGGGAAATACCGGAAACCGGAGTTCCAGGACGACGCGCTCGGACGCCTCCTCGGCGACGGGTTGCTCCTGAGCGAGGGCGAGCAGTGGCGACGACAGCGCGACCTCGCCAACCCCGCGTTCGACATGTCGCGGATCGCGGGCATCGCCGAGACGATGACCCGACACGCGACCGAGGCGGTCGACTCGTGGTCGGCGGGCGACGAACTCGATCTGGAACTGGAGATGGCGCGGCTGACGGTGAGGATCATCGCCGACGCCATGCTGGGTGTCGATCTGGGCGAGGAACGGGTGCGGACGATCCAGGAGAACCTGGAACCGCTGGGTGCGCGGTTCGAGCCGAATCCCTTCCGGTTCGTGACGCCGGACTGGCTCCCGACCCGCGAGAACCGCGAGTACGAGGCCGCCGTCCAGCGACTGGAAGACGTGGTCGCCGACGTCGTCGCCGAGCGCCGCGGGACCGAGGGGAGCGAGGACGACGCGGATCCGCCGATGGACCTCCTCTCGATCCTCCTCCGGGCGCAGAACCGGGGGGAGCAGACCGACGAACAGTTGCGCGACGAGGTGGTGACGATGCTACTCGCGGGCCACGACACGACGGCCCTGACGCTCACCTACGCGTTCTACCTGCTCTCGGAACACCCGGCGACAGAGCGGCGGGTCCACGAGGAACTCGATTCGGTGCTCGACGGCCCGCCGACGTTCGCCGACACGCGCGAGTTGGCGTCCCTGAACCGGGTGCTACAGGAGACGATGCGGCTGTACCCCCCCGTCTACGTCATGTTTCGGGAACCCGTCATCGACGTGAAACTCGGGGGCTACCGGGTGCCCGAGGGGTCGGCGATCATGCTGCCACAGTGGGCGGTCCACCGCTCCCCGCGGTGGTGGACCGACCCCGGGCGGTTCGACCCGGAGCGGTGGTCGCGGGAGCGGCGGGCCGACCGCCCCCGGTTCGCCCACTTCCCCTTCGGGGGCGGGCCGCGTCACTGCATCGGCAAGCAGTTCTCGCTGCTCGAGGCGAAACTCATCCTCGCGGTCGTCGGCCGGGAGTACAGCCTGTCGTACGCCCGCGAGGAACCGTTCGATCTCCGGGGATCGCTGACGATGCATCCCGAGGACGGCATGCCGATGCGCGTGCGGACGCGCTAG